DNA sequence from the Perca flavescens isolate YP-PL-M2 chromosome 3, PFLA_1.0, whole genome shotgun sequence genome:
CCACCCCCTCTAAAATGGCCTAATACGACTCTATAGTTGGCTTTCCCTGGCTTGGCatattttctttgtgttttacatTTCCCAGTGAAAACATGTTCTTGCCagtgaaaacatgtttaatgtttGAATAGCTAAAGATCTGCTTGTGAATTGCCAAAAAGTCATGTGTGCATTGACTTAAGTAAAAATTCATACATCCATGCATGCATGCCTCTCTCCAATCTATATTTGAATCCATTCAACCTTATATACTTTTGAATATTGAACCAAAATTCACTCAGTTGAAGGATGTAAGTCAACACTCCCATACTGCCCAGCAATGTTGAACTCAGGGGTGGGGGCAACCGCCCCTATTGGTGTCCCATGTTAGAAACAAATGCCACAATAGTGCCCTCTTGAATTCGAAATTTCGATAAAGTGCCCATTAGGGTGCCCCTCCAGTGGAGAAAATGCAATGCAGGACCCTCTAGTGTGCccttaaatggaaaaaaaacacaatgaagtGCACTCTAGGGTGCCCTTCCAGCAGTGAAAACATGATGAAGTGAACTCGACATTTTAGAAAACGTTCCACAGGCTACTGCTGCCAAGACACACAAGTGGTCATAACTTACaatagaaatgaaaagaaagccAATAATTCATGTTCAATTACATTCATGAGCTGAATTGTGTTATCACTCCATTTGCTGAACACTATTTATTAACTTGAAGCCATATTGCAATTTCAATGCATTTCCAGAATCCTTTATTGTGTATATTCCCTGGCCCTGGTATACAATAACATTTTGCTATAGGTAGAAGTGTGTAGGTGTGGTCCTGTTCATGTAAAAAAGACTACTATCTAAAAACAGGTACGTAAAGCATATAGCCTCTGAAAGGAGGCCAGCATCGAATATGTGTAAGCTAAGGCTAAGGGAGTGGAAAATAGTGTCATGGATGTGTCAGTGGAAGACTGAAACAGCACACATGCTGTCAAATCCTCCATACAGGATATCTGCCACTGTACCTGCACTTCTATGGACACCCCTCCTACCAGGTTATTACATTACGTAACGGTCTGCAGTGAACGACACACATACAGCAGATGATTCACACTGAGCAATGATTGTAGCTTCCAGTAATAGTGAACCATTAAATGATGATCGCTGAAAGAAGAGATTTTGTTAACATTCCCCACAGAGTGAAAAGAAACGCTGCGTCATACAAACAGCACTCTTGTACACTGCAGGTGATAAACAGGCCTCACACAAAAGGGCTTCATGATGAGGAGGGTGacctttgcaaaaaaaacaacttcataTCCTTGAATTGTAGTTTCTTTCTATTTGGGCATGAAgctactttattttttcattttcttctctATAAAATCCATAGGGCTACCCTGAGTGGGTGCAATCTCACAACCCACATCTAGAACAAGGAAACGCAGTGCAGTGGAAAATAACTTTAATAAAACTCCtatgaaaacaaaaaccagCCAAACAATAAAAGCCTGTACATTTGACAATATCCAGTGTCTGAGACTTTCGAAGGCTAGTGCGAAATACAACTGCAGCACACATAAACCAACAGAGAAAAACCATTATAGGCTTAGGCCTGGGCCTAAGGGTTTATATAATAAGATATGGTTCATATACTCCGATATTGCACAAAAATCAAAAACAGATGCAGATGCTGAGTAGCACTGTATGTCGGAACGAGGAAGTAGCTTTGCGTCGCTTTGTCCCTACTAATAAACCCCGCCCACACCAGCCTAAAACTCCACCCAAACATGgttgtataaaaacaaatacacttaaaaaaaaaaaaaaagagagcggCACATATTTTCACATTCAATTCAGACACAGATAATTAAAAACACAGTATAAACAATGAAATTACTGAACAGTTGCTTTTTGTTTGGTCCTAACATGTTAAAAGCATCAGTTATTATTCCCAGTGAGTATATTTGTCATGGGTGCTAGCAGGAGTGGGATGTCGCTTCAAAAGGCTGACGTCCTTTTCGACCTTAAGACAAGTTGGCTAGTGATAACTCACAGGTGATAACTTTGTCCAACAATGCTCTGGATTTGaaattttttaaagaaacaatgCACATTGgcacttcaaaataaaataaactaaaaaataaaagtgtttagtTCATTAAAAGACGATTTgaaattctttctttttaaacattCCAGTGTTCCATGGTCCAAATGAACTGAGATACAAACAGTGGACCACAAGGCTCACGGCATCCTTTTCTCTAATCAATCCTTCTCTTTCATTATTATTTCCAAGTTTTCTCTGCGGGCTAGTAAAGTAGTCTGGCACATAGACGTCTCATTATAAACTGTTAAATGAcgaaatgaaaaaaagacaactcataaaaaaatacaatcttcCCGCAGTTTTGAGGCACACTTTGAGGCAGTGGGAGCGAGTCTTAAGATGCACTTCCTGTGGGCGTTGTGCACATTGTTTTAAGACATCGGGATCAGACAGTTTTGTCTTTTGGGTTCTGCCCTTTCCGCACCTATCTGTTATCTCGGCTGAACTTAAAGCAGTTCTCGGGCGTTGGTCAAATGACATGCCACTTTAGAGTCCATACAAGCAGAGTTTTAGGTCCGTCTGACAAAATTCATCTACTCCAAaacatgaccttttttttttgtcagcccGCTCTGTCGGGacagttcattttttttagtGTGGGCAGAGTGGGTGCTTCAGTTCCCTTCCTTTGGCTGTGTGTTCTATCAGCTGTTGCTGTGCCTGTGCAAAACTTGCAATGACTTTACCCACCACGATTCCACTGAAATGTCAAGACCATGAATTTGGATTTTCAGGAGGCACCGTGCCCGAGTGATGCAAGGCGAGGAGGGATGCAGTAAGTAAGGGTGCATGGTAACTGAACTGTTTCGGAGAGTAGGATAACTCTGTACAGtatatgggggggggggggggaattctGCTAGATTCCCTTCTATAAATCAGGGTGGCTGTCACCCTGTCTCCTTGGCACACCTTTCCCCCTCCCGCACTCCTGCACGGTGTCCTCTCGGCCCCATGGCCTTTGTTGGCTCTCAGCTGCTCTAGGAGCGGTTGTCTTTGGCCACGTTGTGGGCCATCCAGTTGACTTTGGTTGTCCAGCTCTCTCTCAGGGCCTCGTCGAACTTCTGGCGGAACTGCTTCAGCGCATCCTCGTCTGTTTTACCCAGAGCCAGAGAGTCCTGAGGAAGGAAGTTGATTAAAAAGGACACAAAATGTGTTAAATATTTGCAGCTAACAACTCTTAATTTAATTAATGTTAATTCATttgaaatatacaaatataaagtATCTCCTAGACAACATGTTGATATGTTGAGATTTGTAGAAAACCGTTAAACTCTAGGACCAAGTATGTACACATCATTTCTAGCCATACTTTTTggttgtgtaaaataaatacacatgcacactcccATAGATGTAGGACCTCGGGAAAGTGTAGTCCATCTAAGCCACCTTCgggctggttgtgtgtgtgtgtgtgtgtgtgtgtgtgtgtgtgtgtgtgtgtgtgtgtgtgtgtgtgtgtgtgtgtggtgtgtgtggtgtgtgtgtgagtgtatgtgtgtaatacCTTTAAGTACTGGATGTCTTTGACTGAGGTGAGCTCAGGCAGTCCAGCAGTCAGCATGAGGGCAAACAGTGTGATGAAGAGGTTCCCGTTCTTTCTCAAGGCTAAATAGGCTTCCTCACAGTACTGACGGAAACTACAGgaacaacaaagacacacatacacacttcatTATTtctgacacatacagtacagtgtcaacaattatttaaattcataatggtggccatgatgttctCTTGTGATGTTCCACCACTTTTAACAGACTCTGCAAGTAAGAATCTTAACTACACcataaagaaagacaaaaaaaaagcatcttgaAATTATTCCCTGTATGTATATGATTATTTGAATTCACACCTAAAAATTGCCTAAAACTTCTGTTGGTGGTTTCAAAGTGCTCATTACAAGCAAGGACATTCAAGGCCTAATCTTTTTCTTGCAAGAAGCTACCAAACCTAAATGTTGACAGTTTGTTGACCAGTTTTTCtacaaaaaaattttttttctttaaagcaaCATGTTGCTgaagtttttacattttttagacTTGTGTGAACACTTCAACAtgatatatattttagtttaaTAATCTATATGTAGGAATAATAACTTCAAGATGTAGTATAAAGACCACTATCCAAATTATGCATTCAACCCttttgcaggaaaaaaaaaaaaaaaagtatggatCCAGAGGGATTGACAGGCCAGGTTTTGCTTTCTAAAGTAGAGCACCTATCTaagctgaattaaaaaaaaaaaaaaaatatatatatatatatatatatatatatatgaaagacTGGTGGTATTTGAATTTAAGTTTTTAGattaaacaaaatactttcatttTGATCCTTCAGGATATACTGTATGAATACATTGTTGGCAATCTCCTTCtgcctgtatttgtgtgtgtgcgtgtttgtatgtgtgtaagcCATGACACTGCAGATCATGTTTAACTGAACCTTATGGGCTTTCACAACTGACCAGTGTGTTTGATAGTCAAACATCTCCTTCTTCAAGTAAACTACAGATCACTAAGAACAGTTAGATGGGATTTTAACATTTCTCTTCAGTGAAACCTGCTCATAAGTGACCGAGCTTCTACTGCCCTACTGCCACCAAAATGTTAAGCTGGTTTGCAGTTATGTctgcagaaaaacaaatgtcCATTAAATATGCTTGCTGCCTCTTTTATGGTGCAAAGAAAGACATTCAACAATCTATCCGTCAGATCATGataaatatatgtaaataaTATTGAGCTTTATCAGAGACTGAAGATAAAAGAATAAACTAAAAGGAACAAACCTGCCAAATTTTTCTGTGTATCCCGTCTTGCCCTGCTGTATGACATGGATGAAGTCGTGTGTGAGGATAAATGGTACACGCTCCCTCTTGATGCCAAACTTGGACTTGAAGTTGCCCAGGATGTGACCGAAGTCTATGTGGAAGAGCTGACAGACAAAAACGCCAACCAGTGAACATCGTGGAACCAGGAAAAAGAACTAATGGAATCTGGATCATTCATTCAGATAAAACAAGCGCTCTGTCCAACCTGTCCGGTGCTGCGGACCATGATGTTGTCACTGTGGCGGTCTCCGATGCCCAGGACGTAGGTGGCTACACAGTAGCCTGCACACGACAGAGTGAACTCCTCGATGGCCCGATCAAGAGCAtcactgtcaaaataaaaacgAACACAGTATACATTTAAgcacttattattatttttttggggcattttaggcctttatttataggacagctaaagacatgaaatgggcgagggagagagagagaggggggggaatgacatgcagcaaagggccacagggtggagtcgaacccgcagctgctgcgttgaggagtaaacctctgtatatgggcgtccgctctaccaggtgagctaccctgGCACCCTACATTTAAGCACTTTTTTCTGGATTCTCTTCTAAGCAAGTCTCAGTGGTGACCGTCACCTGTAACACCCTTTAGTCCAAAGATGCTCAAAATGCAGTTAGCTAAAGGGTCATTTAATCACCATCTTACCCAGTGTTCCTCTCTTTGAGCCAGTTGAGCAAAGCATCTTTGTTGAAGGCGGCCGCCGCTGCCACATTGCTGCTGGTCAGCTGGATGTTGGCAATCGTGTCTGCTGATGAGACTACCTCGATCAGCCCTGCCCGGTCACCTGTCGCTAGGCAACCATACGGTACGATTCTGCATGATATGTAAGAAAGAGAAGCAAAGAGTTAATGGTATCAACTGGAACATTGTGAGCATATCCTTCCGGGAGTATTTGTTGGGTAGATTGAAAAGAAGTCCCAAACTGGGACACACGGTAACCCCTACTGAAAAATACAAATCCCAATTACTTTTGTAAGTTTATTACAAATACCCCATTTTCTATTTTGTCTTTACCTAAAACTCTGCATATGCGCAGTGTGATAAATACCATATGTACTGACAGTACCTGGTTTTCTGTggtttattgattttaaaatacaaatgaaaacAGTCCCCAAACATATGACCCAGACAAGACCCAAAAATCTGTGCCACATGAAAGCAACAATCTAATATGGGTCATTAGGCCAGGCAGTGTAAATGTAGCTTTGTCTGTGCGGCTGTTAGATCCACCTTCAGTCTTACgtattaaaaggtcccatggcatgaaaatttcactttatgaggttttttaacattaatatgagttcccccagcctgcctatggtcccccagtggctagaaatggcgataggtgtaaaccgagccctgggtatcctgctctgcctttgagaaaatgaaagctcagatgggtcgatctggaatcttgctccttatgaggtcataaggagcaaggttacctcccctttctctgctttgcccgcccagagaatttggcccacccatgagagagagacatcatggctttcaaacgagcaaagtggcagttggtcaaggccacacccccaacatCCACCTTGCCCACCCccccactctctcctcctcaatagctacagacacagaaatggcacatactaaggaaagctcattgtgggactggctctagtggctgtaattctgcaccaaggctgaatttcaggaaagagacttcagatacagtattaggggaccactaaggtctatataaaagcatccaaagaacaccatgtcatgggacctttaatgataTAATATTAAGCTGTGGTTTACTTGGAAGTTAATTTATAAAGCACTTCCCTGGGTGCAATTCACTCTGTGGGACGGTTTACAATATCACACTGTTCACACGGAGTTGAGACAGATGGGAACATATGACGAAGAACATAATTGTGATTACGTGACGGCATGCTGATCAGCCAGataatacattttcttcttcactcactttaacttttttttccacaagaTGGCAGTAGGTCTTTATTTAGTAGGATGCAGAATTATATGACCTGGACATATCTTCCTCAGAATACACCCTTGACAGTGTGCCTCCAAATGGTTTCATTACATTTTCCCTCCATTCATTTACAATGTCACATCACAGTCTTCGAACTCTGACCTATGTCACTGTAATATGAAGCACTGTCCTCGAACGCAACTGTCAAAACAGTGTATGACCAAGGGAGAAAAATGGTTTGTAAAAGTGCTAAAGTGTGGATTTGGTTCGGATGTAATGCAGatatagtgtgtatgtgtgtttgtggatgtgTAGGGTGTAAAAGGGTTGGAGGTCAAGCTAGCATGGGGTAATTTAGTGTCTCCCCTCTGCTTCCCCTTCCCGACAGAGAACAGGAACAAACAAGCTTGACAAAGtctgtgccacacacacacacacacacacacacacacacacacacacacacacacacacacacacacacacacacacaccccacctgAGGTCCAGATTAGCCTCCTTCCATAGAAGATCCATTAATCTTAAAATCTGGAGGGTCAACATGTCTTGCCTTAGGTctaggaaaaagtaaaaaaaaaaaagttatcttAATTCCAAAAGAAAGTATTGTGCTTTTCAAAGCAAAAGTACAGATTACTTGAAAGATGGAGAATGATTTCAATCCCTCATCATCATGACCTCGCAGTATGATCTCTACCCCTCCCCCTCTTTTATACCCTCCCCCAAACCTCTCTTCCCCAAGTCTTTGATTCCTCCTACCATCTCCATTCTTGAAGATGATTCCCAGGGTGTCTCCCCCCAGCAGCTTGTTGTTATAAACAATCCAGAGCGGCTTCATCTTAGAGTCCATGTACCGACACCTCTCCACACTGAtgggagaatgagagagagatggggaatgacgtATCGTGAAATAAGAGTAGAAAAAGTCCAACCGGATCTAAAACTGAATAGTCTTACTTGATGCCAGACAGCAGGACATTGGGGTTTAGAGGGGAGTGCAGGTCTGACAGAGTCTCTGAGTAGCCACTCTGCCTCAGACAAGTCATCATGGCCTCCTTGGTCAACATTGCCTCCTTGGTCTTATTTCGAGCGTTCTTGATGGTCCCCAGCTTAATTAGCTCGTTCACTGACTTTAGCTTACTCAGGGCTTCAACCTGGTACAGTCAAAACAAGGAACATGTAAAAGAACAGTTCAGAATGCTGgaacaatatttaaaaatttGTTTGACTGAAACCAGCCAACAAAACCTAGGAATGATTCATCCCTGTTGAAGACAACTGAGCTCATTCTGACTATGTCAGCATTGTGCATGCTCCTCCAAACAGGAAAGTGGCCAGATAAATGACTGCGCTGATGAGGAAGTAGGAGGAAGCGTCCACAGGAGTGACGGTTAGAATCCCCACTGTAGAGGGCAAAGGTTAGAGGGCAGCTGGGCGACGCGGTTGTCACTGTGACAGGCTAAAAATACTATAAATCTAGTCTTGTCGGGGATGACAATAGACCACGGCTATTCTGGTGCTTGAGTAAGGACTAGTAGAGTAAAAGTCTGAAGCATAGCTATGGAATTGAGGAGTGGGTCATAATCTCTAGAggcaaaaatgaagaaaaaacaaactgtgtgtgcatgagacaagaaataaaagtgattgtgtgtttgtgtgtgtgtgtgtgtgtcctacctgtTTCTTTAGAACCTCAATATGAGGGATGCTGCCTCTACAGTAGGCTTCCAGCATGAGGGCAAACTGGACTGAAACAGCTGGCATGTGGATCTCTGACCTTTATAGGGCAGCAGAACAGTCAGTCAACTGTAGCCCTTTTTCACAAACATACtatctatttttctttatttctaatGTGCAAACTGTACATgtgcacacatgtacacaggTGTCCGTACACACCGTAGGTGCCAGAAGAGGAAGTGTCCTATCTTGCGGTTACCCTGGGCCCGCtccaacaggaagtgggtgAGGGCACAGTCATAGTAGGGCTCGTAACGCAACACCTGCACCAACTGTAGCAAGTACTGAGACAGCTCCTCATCACTGGTGAGGGGAGAGAaaacaggacagagagagagagaggttttcTGAAgggctgttttcttttttttttttttttttctttctttaatgttttaaacttTTAGTTTGAATTTGTAATGATCATGTGCTTGTCTCTCTCTTCAGGAAAAGAGACAACACACAGCACTATTGACAGACCGTAattcacacatacatatgtaatttataataaaataaaaccgcAAGGAAATGTAACAAAGTGTACTAGATTGGAACAAGCTTAAACATGAGATAAAGAAAAGGCCACTTTATTATATCAAAATCTTTGTGTGAGTAgatacatgtgatttttttaCCTCATATCACGCAGACAGCCCACAGCATATTCTCTGACATACTGGTCAGGGTAGTTAAAGTCCAGAAGCTCCAGAGCATCTCTGGGACTCAGTTTGGGCCAGATCTGAAGCAGGGCCTggagctgacacacacacacacacacacacacacacacacacacacacacacacattaaaaaataGATCTAGTCCTTCCATAGCTAAGTAAATAAAACCTTAATTATAAAATTTGATTAGCCTTGGGATCACCCACATGGCTACACAATTAATCTTACAGTTATAATAACTGTGATCACGGTTATCTTTTCTGTAAACATATTTTAGTAGTGGAATGAACACTATGTTTAGATGGTGCATTGAAGCTCCCATACCTGTCTGTCACAGGTGTTTGTGTCATGCGTGGTGTGACTGACAGGTCTATGCTTTTTTGGTTTTAACACAGTACTGGCTGGAGGGAACAGCAGTCTCTCTCCACAAACATGCAGGTGTGATGAACCCACGCAATCTTTACGTAGAGCAGTTGGTTTATTACTGCGCCCaactttttaaatttgtttgaaACATTTTTTATCTGGTAAAATCTGGTATTTTGCTGTCAATTTACGATGTTTAATGTGGTGAAGATGGATGTATAACATCATGTTAACATTGAACAAAATAATATTATCATAATTTTTGCCATATCATTTTCAAGCTGCAAACTGATATATagatattatatacagtaccagtcaaacgTTGGGACACGCTTTCTCATTCACTCGAATGGGAAAGTGTGTCCAGtgttttgactggtactgtctATGTTTTTATAAGCTTGTaaccatgttaaaaaaaaaacaggaaactacttttattgtcatttatgCAATGTACATCGAAAAGATCCGACTTAGTCCTATTAAAATGCATGAATGGTGGACACGATGGCTAACCTGGGCCATGTCCTCATGTTTGCTCCACTTGACGGAGAGTAGCAGCTTGGGCAGCGACTGGGGGAAATTCTCTCTACAGTCGTAGCGTAGTGTCCAGATCAAATCCTTCTCGTTTTCGCACAGCTGAGAAAGCGGGTCACGCTCCATGATCTCCTTCAGCTCTATGTGGAACTTCTTACCCCCACGGCCCTGAGAGAAGTAATGAGGAAGGAAGAATGGTCCGTTGGGTTGGAGAGTTAGAGAAGGAGAAAATGAAGAagatggagaggagagaaagggtGAAAGGAGGATGAAGGAAAATTGGAAGAAGAGTCAGGACGTGAAAGGAAATAAGAAAATGATGCTGTGCAGTGACTGTAAAAAACCACAAGATGGCAGGAGTGTATCAAAGTGTCCAGCAATTTCGACTCAAATGCCTTGAATGCAATTCATCTCAATTCACAAACCAAGGCCCAACATAGTCTCTGTTTAAAACAAGTTGGATGCTCTCTGATTCGAAATATCAATGCAGACTAATGTAAaataactaacacacacacacacacacacacacacacacacacacacacacacacacacacacacacacacacacacacacacacacacacacacacacacacacacacacacacacacacacacacacacacacacacacacacacacacacacacacacacacacttaaagggGTCCTCTACATAACACAGGATTACATAACCTGCTGTAACATGGCCAGGAGTGGGTTTTTAATTGAGGGGCTGTGAGACATGAACACATACAAGTAACCTGATAAAAGTCTATAGTTCTGAAGGGG
Encoded proteins:
- the pik3cb gene encoding phosphatidylinositol 4,5-bisphosphate 3-kinase catalytic subunit beta isoform encodes the protein MPPAMTDLLDIWAAHSPLAGHALDQITVDFLLPTGIYIQMEVPREATIQHIKLLLWKQAQSFPLFPSLGEMESHMFECVNQAAVHEELEDETRRLCDVRPFLPVLKLVTRSCGRAERLLDSKIGVLIGKGLHELDAINDQEVKDFRSKMFRLSEERMQQVQMMTCTEWLQACFSPQLEPLAGTAITDGLNDRPADLKVIIHFDQSQDSASLKVPSSCIPSDLMEMAVKKWLTTHGPEEEAWLGQYILRVSHCLEFLCGEQPLIQYKYIRTCMQAKESPHLTLVHTSTVKGMFDKEISAIRAVVSRKSSNPPLPLPPKRRVPTQLQKCVWDVSSPFKIVLVNGSKVNAEETAKVQVRAGLFHGTELLCKPAVSSESSGRSDHTWKDSTLEFDLSVSDLPRMTRLCFAIYAVMDKVKKQKSTKNVHINKYQTIRKAGKVHYPIAWVNTMVFDYKGQLKTGDIILHCWSSFPDELEEMLNPIGTIQTNPYTENATALHIHFPEYSSHSIVFPPFDKILEKAAEIAGASDSVPMGRGGKKFHIELKEIMERDPLSQLCENEKDLIWTLRYDCRENFPQSLPKLLLSVKWSKHEDMAQLQALLQIWPKLSPRDALELLDFNYPDQYVREYAVGCLRDMSDEELSQYLLQLVQVLRYEPYYDCALTHFLLERAQGNRKIGHFLFWHLRSEIHMPAVSVQFALMLEAYCRGSIPHIEVLKKQVEALSKLKSVNELIKLGTIKNARNKTKEAMLTKEAMMTCLRQSGYSETLSDLHSPLNPNVLLSGINVERCRYMDSKMKPLWIVYNNKLLGGDTLGIIFKNGDDLRQDMLTLQILRLMDLLWKEANLDLRIVPYGCLATGDRAGLIEVVSSADTIANIQLTSSNVAAAAAFNKDALLNWLKERNTGDALDRAIEEFTLSCAGYCVATYVLGIGDRHSDNIMVRSTGQLFHIDFGHILGNFKSKFGIKRERVPFILTHDFIHVIQQGKTGYTEKFGSFRQYCEEAYLALRKNGNLFITLFALMLTAGLPELTSVKDIQYLKDSLALGKTDEDALKQFRQKFDEALRESWTTKVNWMAHNVAKDNRS